A stretch of the Rhizobium sullae genome encodes the following:
- a CDS encoding glycosyltransferase yields the protein MVQYLIALAPTFLVLAFFLLGPFNWSRNHSWTRAITCAVVGAVALRYILWRLFETVLPYPNDGPNFYWVWFLFIVEILAFFEVVLFLVLMSRYVDRSAEADRLARDFFRGDEEQLPTVDVFIPTYNEPLDVLERTIIGALALDYPQHKLNVYVLDDQRRDWLKAYCKERGAIHVTRPDNSHAKAGNMNNGLKVSSGDFIAIFDADFVPYRHFLRRTLPFFSDATIGIVQTPQHFFNTDPVQTNLGLENIWPDEQRLFFDEIAPSRDIWDVSFCCGSCSIARRKAIDAIGGFPTESITEDLLTTLSMLNKGYKTGYLNERLSMGLAAENLTGYFVQRERWCRGGIQTLYLHNGPLRGPGLSLFQRIMFLPLSWLVQYLVRFTILLIPIIYLWFGLLPLYFTNTVDYISNQIPLLTAYFLLMLWITPTRYLPVVSSAVGAFATFRMLPTVISSVVRPFGKPFRVTPKGSGNEAIGFDGYSFAWIAVLILATAIGLVINIVPETSPVDAQFSPIAACWSGINIVVLAIASLICFEKPRRLFNAFKLDEEVHVDGVPGRMVSLALDKAVVAVPTKTRFASADVTLSLEGFSPFKTELRMVTQRRRSVARHGDKEAFYLHLHFDLTGSARDKMIVKLYTGRYSQDVRDIDKVAVSINLLLRTFGRTRTL from the coding sequence GTGGTTCAGTATCTCATAGCACTGGCGCCGACGTTTTTGGTTCTGGCGTTCTTTTTGCTTGGGCCTTTCAACTGGTCGCGTAATCACAGCTGGACGCGCGCTATCACATGCGCTGTCGTTGGCGCCGTTGCATTGCGCTATATACTCTGGCGGTTATTCGAAACGGTACTTCCTTATCCCAACGATGGCCCTAACTTCTACTGGGTCTGGTTTCTGTTCATCGTCGAAATTCTCGCGTTCTTTGAAGTCGTCCTCTTCCTGGTCTTGATGAGTCGATACGTGGACCGGAGCGCAGAAGCGGACAGGCTCGCGCGAGACTTCTTTAGAGGTGACGAGGAACAATTACCCACGGTGGATGTGTTCATTCCTACCTACAACGAGCCGCTCGACGTCCTGGAAAGGACGATTATAGGGGCGCTTGCGCTCGATTATCCGCAACACAAGCTGAATGTCTACGTGCTCGACGATCAGCGTCGTGATTGGCTTAAGGCGTACTGCAAGGAGAGGGGAGCAATCCACGTCACACGGCCCGACAACAGCCATGCCAAAGCCGGAAACATGAACAACGGTCTGAAGGTCAGCTCCGGCGACTTCATCGCGATATTCGATGCTGACTTCGTGCCCTATCGTCACTTCCTGCGCCGCACGCTTCCCTTCTTTTCCGATGCAACCATCGGCATCGTTCAAACGCCGCAGCATTTCTTCAATACCGATCCAGTGCAGACAAATCTCGGTCTCGAAAATATCTGGCCGGACGAGCAGCGTTTGTTTTTTGACGAAATTGCGCCGAGCCGAGATATCTGGGACGTCAGTTTCTGCTGTGGGTCATGCTCGATCGCGCGACGCAAGGCGATCGATGCGATTGGGGGGTTTCCGACGGAATCCATCACAGAGGATTTGTTGACCACCCTTTCCATGCTCAACAAGGGTTACAAGACCGGTTACCTGAATGAGCGCCTGTCGATGGGATTGGCCGCTGAGAATTTGACTGGCTATTTCGTACAGCGTGAGCGCTGGTGTCGGGGGGGAATTCAAACACTCTATCTTCACAACGGCCCGCTGCGCGGCCCTGGTCTGTCACTTTTTCAACGCATCATGTTCCTTCCGCTGTCGTGGTTGGTGCAGTATCTGGTGCGCTTTACGATATTGCTCATCCCGATCATATATCTCTGGTTCGGCTTGCTGCCGCTCTACTTCACCAACACTGTGGATTATATCTCCAATCAGATCCCGTTGCTGACGGCGTATTTCCTTTTGATGCTCTGGATAACACCGACGCGGTATTTGCCCGTCGTATCGAGTGCCGTCGGAGCTTTTGCGACGTTTCGGATGTTGCCAACCGTTATTTCCAGTGTGGTGCGTCCCTTCGGCAAACCGTTCAGGGTGACCCCGAAGGGCAGCGGCAACGAGGCGATCGGATTTGATGGATACAGCTTTGCCTGGATAGCAGTGTTGATCTTGGCGACGGCCATCGGTCTTGTCATCAATATTGTGCCTGAGACCTCCCCTGTCGATGCGCAATTCTCGCCGATTGCGGCTTGTTGGTCGGGCATCAACATTGTCGTTCTCGCTATCGCGTCCTTGATCTGCTTCGAAAAACCGCGACGGCTCTTCAATGCGTTCAAGCTTGATGAAGAGGTTCACGTCGACGGCGTTCCCGGCCGCATGGTCAGTCTGGCGCTCGACAAGGCAGTCGTTGCCGTGCCGACAAAGACGCGCTTTGCATCTGCCGATGTCACGCTGTCGCTCGAGGGTTTTTCACCCTTCAAAACGGAACTAAGGATGGTCACTCAAAGACGAAGGAGCGTTGCTCGCCATGGCGACAAGGAGGCCTTCTACCTGCACCTCCATTTCGATCTTACCGGGTCGGCCCGCGATAAGATGATCGTCAAGCTTTATACCGGGCGTTACTCCCAGGACGTTCGTGACATTGACAAGGTCGCTGTCTCGATCAACCTACTGCTTCGGACATTCGGTCGAACCCGGACGCTTTGA